A window of the Candidatus Saccharibacteria bacterium oral taxon 488 genome harbors these coding sequences:
- a CDS encoding DNA-binding protein yields MTLKYKSVKLKNPAKPTEPAKYYARESESGRIDLPELADNIARHSTTVSKTDIQAVLTILGEELAALLAKGHSVHLGELGYFHVTLKSKGILEEKDVNPSLIEEAKVRFVAGSVLEKEIKNAKFEKAPEPKKEAPKPKPGA; encoded by the coding sequence ATGACATTGAAGTATAAATCTGTCAAACTAAAAAATCCAGCCAAACCAACCGAACCGGCTAAATATTATGCCCGCGAGTCGGAGTCCGGCCGTATTGACCTCCCCGAGCTCGCCGATAACATCGCCCGCCATTCTACCACTGTTAGCAAAACAGACATCCAGGCGGTTTTGACCATCCTGGGCGAGGAATTGGCAGCGCTGCTCGCCAAAGGCCACAGCGTCCACTTGGGCGAGCTGGGCTACTTCCATGTCACACTCAAATCCAAAGGCATCCTTGAGGAAAAAGATGTTAATCCCAGCCTCATCGAGGAGGCCAAAGTTCGTTTCGTGGCAGGCTCCGTCCTAGAAAAAGAAATCAAGAACGCCAAATTCGAAAAGGCCCCCGAACCAAAGAAAGAGGCGCCAAAACCAAAACCAGGAGCGTAG